The following proteins come from a genomic window of Heyndrickxia acidicola:
- a CDS encoding helix-turn-helix domain-containing protein — MPIVVNVDVMLAKRKMSASELAEKVGISLPNLSILKTNKAKAVRFSTLEALCRVLECQPGDLLEYRSDDE; from the coding sequence ATGCCGATTGTAGTAAATGTGGATGTAATGCTCGCAAAGCGAAAAATGAGTGCCTCGGAGTTAGCAGAGAAGGTAGGAATTTCTCTTCCCAATTTATCAATATTGAAAACAAACAAGGCCAAGGCTGTACGATTTTCCACGTTGGAAGCCTTATGCAGAGTGTTAGAATGCCAGCCCGGAGATCTTTTGGAATACAGAAGCGATGACGAGTAA
- a CDS encoding DUF2975 domain-containing protein, producing the protein MKPHFLARSMHVLVLIFLALTGISFLLMPLFVQDYFKTAGIVPSQPAWILMLFLYATAVPFFMLLLNVKRLCKNLLENKPFTLSSIKALNWIGLCAFSDFVLYAFGTISILKNLLSLTLMVAAFMIGLVSLLLSQLVKDAKEIKEEHDYTI; encoded by the coding sequence GTGAAACCTCATTTTTTGGCGAGAAGCATGCATGTTCTTGTTCTTATTTTTTTAGCCTTAACGGGAATCTCTTTTTTGCTTATGCCACTTTTTGTCCAGGATTATTTTAAAACGGCAGGAATCGTGCCCTCCCAGCCAGCGTGGATACTGATGCTTTTTCTGTATGCAACAGCTGTTCCATTTTTCATGCTGCTTTTAAACGTAAAAAGACTTTGTAAAAATCTTTTGGAAAACAAACCTTTTACACTAAGCAGTATAAAAGCCCTTAACTGGATCGGCCTATGCGCTTTTTCCGATTTTGTTTTATACGCATTTGGAACGATTTCGATTTTGAAAAACTTATTGTCTCTTACCCTGATGGTTGCCGCCTTTATGATTGGGCTTGTGAGCTTGCTGCTATCCCAGCTGGTGAAGGACGCCAAGGAGATAAAAGAAGAACATGACTATACGATTTGA
- a CDS encoding YitT family protein, which translates to MKNRLKDYAILNAGIILIALHIHFFSAPNHFVFGGVSGISIILHHYAPNLPLGFILMGFETIIFIVGMLTIGVRFGLKSFYCSFSLSVFLLLLERFCPVEAPLSQDKLVQLIVGLFIDAVGLVLLFRQNASSGGTDIIAIILNKFFSVKIGTGIIMADLLIASSSFIVFGFTDGLYSVLGIFVLSLFVNYVAAQFDLSKEVTIISEKGELIRSFIVDVLNKGATIHTGRGAFTSQEKNIITTFMGRGEYIKLKKYILEVDPHAFVTVHNTSEIIGNGFKRAI; encoded by the coding sequence ATGAAAAATAGGTTGAAGGATTACGCCATATTAAATGCGGGAATTATTCTTATTGCCCTTCATATACATTTTTTTTCGGCGCCAAATCATTTTGTCTTTGGAGGGGTGAGCGGAATATCCATTATCCTTCATCATTACGCGCCTAATTTGCCGCTTGGATTCATATTGATGGGATTTGAGACGATAATCTTTATAGTCGGGATGCTGACGATCGGAGTAAGATTCGGGTTGAAAAGCTTTTATTGCAGTTTTTCGCTCTCTGTTTTCTTATTGCTTTTGGAGAGGTTCTGCCCAGTGGAGGCTCCTCTCAGCCAGGACAAATTAGTGCAGCTGATTGTAGGGCTTTTTATTGATGCGGTAGGGCTTGTTTTACTGTTTCGCCAAAATGCTTCATCTGGAGGCACCGATATTATTGCCATCATTTTAAATAAATTCTTCTCGGTGAAAATCGGCACGGGGATTATCATGGCAGACTTGCTGATTGCCTCATCATCCTTTATCGTGTTTGGATTTACAGACGGACTCTATTCCGTTCTCGGTATTTTTGTACTCAGTCTGTTTGTAAACTATGTAGCGGCGCAATTTGACTTATCCAAGGAAGTCACCATCATCAGTGAAAAAGGAGAATTAATCAGGTCCTTTATCGTGGATGTATTAAATAAAGGGGCAACAATCCATACGGGCAGAGGTGCTTTTACAAGCCAGGAGAAAAACATTATTACAACCTTTATGGGACGGGGAGAATACATCAAGCTGAAAAAATATATTCTGGAAGTCGACCCTCATGCGTTTGTCACTGTTCACAATACCTCAGAAATCATTGGCAATGGCTTTAAGCGGGCCATATAA
- a CDS encoding GntR family transcriptional regulator, producing METKKSMEQVVYNTLTNAIISRRLAPGTQLIETTIAEQLKVSRTPVRNAIRKLEQEGFVNVIPNKGAYVIQPSIEEMVQAFTIRQELELIAVKEGFHKVTEEQVREMDRLAKVEEAFFENITLQDYNRANREFHSTLAKASGNRFLIEFLNKILSQIDIYLLIYDAFHHFEQGSSHEWADHSALVEAVKQNDQNLFEERLINHLQYSLEELKVDIINYQPLQNLF from the coding sequence ATGGAAACGAAAAAGTCGATGGAACAAGTAGTATATAATACTCTAACCAATGCCATCATCAGCCGCAGGCTTGCTCCTGGCACGCAGCTGATTGAAACGACCATTGCAGAGCAATTGAAGGTGAGCAGGACGCCTGTACGCAATGCCATTCGAAAGCTTGAGCAGGAAGGGTTTGTGAACGTTATCCCAAATAAGGGGGCCTATGTCATTCAGCCAAGCATTGAGGAAATGGTCCAGGCCTTTACAATTCGCCAAGAACTTGAGCTGATTGCAGTAAAAGAGGGATTCCATAAGGTGACAGAGGAACAGGTTCGCGAGATGGACAGACTGGCCAAAGTGGAGGAGGCTTTCTTTGAAAATATAACCCTTCAGGACTACAACCGGGCGAACCGTGAATTTCACTCGACCCTGGCGAAAGCATCAGGAAATCGGTTCCTCATTGAATTCTTAAATAAGATATTGTCTCAGATTGATATTTACCTGCTCATTTATGATGCCTTCCATCATTTTGAACAGGGAAGCAGCCATGAATGGGCGGATCATTCAGCCCTTGTTGAAGCCGTTAAACAAAATGATCAAAACCTGTTCGAGGAGAGATTAATCAACCATCTGCAATACAGCCTTGAAGAGCTCAAAGTGGATATTATCAATTATCAGCCCCTGCAAAATTTATTTTAG
- a CDS encoding O-acetylhomoserine aminocarboxypropyltransferase/cysteine synthase family protein, protein MTNESKALRPETLLLHGGQQPDPATGSRAVPIHKTTSYVFKDTDYAQGLFALQQEGFIYTRIGNPTVDVFEKRVALLEGGTAAVAVSSGAAAIAFSILNVAEAGDEIVAASNLYGGTYNLFAVTLPKYGITTKFVDSSDPENFRKAITPKTKAIFSEIIGNPSLQVLDVEAVADIAHENGIPLIVDNTFGTPYSTNPIKWGADVVVHSATKWIGGHGTTIGGVIVDAGKFDWNSEKFPGFSEPDHSYHGLRYGVDVPQAAFATKLRVQLLRDFGPALSPDSAFLLLQGLETLHLRVPKHTENAQAVAEFLENHPAVDWVSYPGLSSHPSHELAKKYFKDSAAGSIVTFGIKGGRDAGRKVVDNVTLWSHVANVGDAKSLIIHPASTTHQQLSGDDLKQSGVTEELVRLSVGLEAKEDIIADLEQAILKAAAVSV, encoded by the coding sequence ATGACAAACGAATCAAAAGCACTTCGCCCAGAAACTTTATTACTTCACGGAGGACAACAGCCTGACCCTGCAACAGGATCACGTGCTGTGCCTATCCACAAAACGACTTCCTATGTATTTAAAGACACAGACTATGCTCAAGGACTATTCGCACTTCAGCAGGAGGGATTCATCTATACACGTATCGGGAACCCGACGGTAGATGTTTTTGAAAAACGCGTTGCTTTGCTTGAAGGAGGAACAGCTGCTGTTGCCGTATCGTCCGGTGCCGCAGCGATTGCCTTTTCCATCCTGAATGTGGCCGAGGCAGGCGACGAAATCGTGGCTGCCAGCAATCTCTACGGCGGAACCTATAACCTGTTTGCCGTAACGCTGCCAAAATACGGCATCACGACAAAATTCGTTGATTCATCCGATCCGGAAAACTTCCGCAAAGCGATCACGCCAAAAACAAAAGCGATTTTCTCTGAAATTATCGGAAATCCAAGCCTGCAGGTGCTGGATGTTGAAGCCGTTGCAGATATTGCACACGAAAACGGGATTCCGCTGATTGTTGATAATACATTTGGTACACCATATTCCACAAATCCAATTAAATGGGGCGCTGATGTAGTGGTTCATTCGGCTACCAAATGGATTGGCGGACATGGAACAACCATTGGCGGAGTGATTGTGGATGCCGGCAAATTCGACTGGAACAGCGAAAAATTCCCTGGCTTCAGTGAACCGGATCATAGCTACCATGGACTTCGCTATGGAGTGGATGTGCCGCAGGCTGCGTTTGCCACAAAGCTTCGTGTACAGCTCCTTCGCGATTTTGGTCCTGCGTTAAGCCCTGACAGCGCATTCCTGCTGCTTCAAGGACTGGAAACCCTGCATTTGCGTGTACCAAAGCATACTGAAAATGCTCAGGCGGTGGCAGAGTTTTTAGAAAACCACCCTGCAGTAGATTGGGTAAGCTATCCTGGACTTTCCAGCCATCCATCCCATGAGCTGGCCAAAAAATACTTTAAGGACAGCGCAGCGGGCTCCATCGTAACATTCGGCATTAAAGGCGGAAGGGACGCGGGACGCAAGGTAGTCGACAATGTTACCCTCTGGTCACATGTTGCGAATGTAGGGGATGCAAAATCTCTTATTATCCACCCTGCTTCTACTACCCACCAGCAGCTGAGCGGCGACGATCTTAAACAATCCGGTGTAACGGAAGAACTGGTTCGCCTTTCTGTCGGTTTAGAAGCGAAAGAGGATATCATCGCCGATCTGGAACAGGCCATTCTAAAAGCAGCTGCTGTTTCTGTTTGA
- the metX gene encoding homoserine O-acetyltransferase MetX has protein sequence MELHQTIADRDSRVFIGQLKLESGVVLDSVELAYERKGPLDAPVILVCHALTGNQFAIGSTEEPGWWSGLIGEGKAVDIQKYQVISFNVLGGCNGSTGPLSHSPELQEAYRGAFPYITVRDMVRSQKKALEVLGIHSLKAVMGGSLGGMQVLEWGLMYPDMMEHLLVLAATPAFSDYGIAFNQIGIASIENDPNWKNGNYSSSEEVKGFHVARMAGMVTYRSSILFSKRFERRVQSLNVEVPHYEVESYLQYQGEKLAGRFDVNSYLTLLRAMNSHDIGRERGGWRQAAANYKAHVSVFTFQYDLIYPSDQMKEFVDAVPHGDYFYIPTEFGHDGFLVEFSKWGSLLQEQLDTKTKIESGRN, from the coding sequence ATGGAATTACATCAGACGATAGCCGACAGGGACAGCAGGGTTTTCATTGGGCAGCTAAAGCTGGAGTCAGGTGTGGTGCTGGATAGTGTTGAGCTGGCTTACGAGAGGAAAGGGCCGCTGGACGCACCAGTCATACTGGTCTGCCATGCCTTAACGGGAAACCAATTTGCCATTGGATCAACGGAAGAGCCCGGATGGTGGAGCGGGCTGATTGGTGAAGGAAAAGCAGTCGACATACAGAAATATCAGGTGATATCCTTTAATGTTTTAGGTGGATGCAACGGATCAACCGGTCCGTTGTCCCACTCCCCTGAACTTCAGGAGGCCTACAGGGGGGCTTTTCCCTATATTACGGTCAGGGACATGGTACGCTCTCAAAAAAAAGCATTAGAGGTTCTGGGAATTCATTCGTTAAAAGCCGTAATGGGCGGGTCGCTTGGCGGCATGCAAGTACTGGAATGGGGCTTGATGTACCCAGACATGATGGAGCATTTGCTGGTTCTTGCAGCAACCCCTGCTTTCAGTGATTATGGGATTGCTTTTAACCAAATAGGTATTGCTTCTATAGAAAATGATCCTAATTGGAAGAACGGTAACTATTCATCTTCGGAAGAGGTAAAGGGATTTCATGTAGCCAGAATGGCCGGAATGGTCACGTACAGGAGCTCTATTCTATTTTCCAAGCGGTTTGAGAGAAGGGTGCAGTCTTTAAATGTTGAAGTTCCCCATTATGAAGTGGAGTCCTATTTGCAATATCAGGGTGAAAAGCTGGCAGGGCGATTTGATGTAAACAGCTATTTAACGCTTTTAAGAGCCATGAACAGCCATGACATCGGAAGAGAACGGGGAGGCTGGAGACAGGCAGCCGCAAACTATAAGGCACATGTCTCTGTTTTTACCTTCCAATACGATTTAATTTATCCTTCTGATCAAATGAAAGAATTTGTGGATGCTGTACCCCATGGGGATTATTTTTACATTCCAACAGAATTTGGCCACGACGGCTTCTTAGTTGAATTCTCTAAATGGGGAAGCCTGCTTCAGGAACAGCTGGACACGAAAACAAAAATAGAATCAGGGAGGAATTAA
- a CDS encoding homoserine dehydrogenase, translated as MAIKVAILGYGTVGEGVYKGIQNHQEQLIEKLGDAVEVAGILVRDPLKKRDVQPGTFITTRFEEILAIPGLHAVFEAIVGKEPGYTYLSQCIEKGCHVITANKVLFAKYGNELLKKSKQHGVHIGYEATTAGAVPIIRTLQELLKVNRVTRIQGILNGTSNFILTEMRANRLSFGEALKLAQDNGYAEANPENDVEGKDAACKLKILCQLAFGCTPDWEEVEVEGIAAITSGEVQKAEAEGFRYKHIADIRAEGGKLKASVKPIAVSSAHPLFSVEGVDNAITLETSLAGNLTLQGAGAGKFPTASAMLEDFSAILEKSLRTKIHLLSARVPV; from the coding sequence TTGGCCATAAAAGTCGCAATTTTGGGGTATGGCACTGTGGGAGAAGGTGTGTACAAGGGCATTCAAAACCACCAAGAGCAGCTGATCGAAAAGCTTGGAGATGCAGTAGAAGTAGCCGGTATTTTAGTCCGTGATCCTCTGAAAAAACGGGATGTACAGCCAGGCACCTTCATCACCACTCGCTTTGAAGAGATTCTAGCCATTCCAGGACTTCATGCTGTATTTGAAGCCATTGTAGGAAAAGAGCCCGGATACACCTACCTAAGCCAATGTATCGAAAAGGGCTGTCATGTCATCACAGCCAACAAAGTTTTATTTGCGAAGTATGGCAATGAACTCTTGAAAAAAAGCAAACAGCATGGTGTTCATATTGGCTATGAAGCCACAACAGCCGGAGCAGTTCCGATTATCCGTACACTTCAGGAGCTTTTAAAAGTCAACCGGGTTACCCGCATCCAAGGGATACTGAATGGAACGAGCAACTTCATCTTAACCGAAATGCGCGCCAACCGGCTTTCTTTTGGAGAGGCTTTAAAGCTGGCCCAGGATAATGGATATGCAGAAGCAAATCCGGAAAACGATGTAGAGGGCAAGGATGCAGCCTGCAAGCTGAAAATATTGTGCCAGCTTGCGTTTGGGTGCACGCCGGATTGGGAGGAGGTTGAGGTCGAGGGCATTGCTGCTATTACATCCGGGGAAGTTCAAAAAGCCGAAGCAGAGGGCTTTCGATATAAACATATTGCGGATATCAGAGCAGAAGGCGGCAAGCTGAAAGCCTCTGTAAAACCCATTGCAGTCAGCTCTGCACATCCATTATTCTCTGTTGAAGGGGTCGATAATGCCATTACACTTGAAACAAGCCTGGCAGGAAACCTGACGCTGCAAGGAGCCGGTGCAGGCAAATTCCCAACGGCCAGTGCCATGCTGGAGGACTTTTCAGCAATACTGGAAAAAAGCCTGCGAACTAAAATACACTTGTTATCAGCGCGGGTTCCTGTGTAA
- a CDS encoding DUF4275 family protein — protein sequence MRYKKLQVKEIPKWSGYLREQWRRHFAKHLTKEEQLSIGMDCFLWYLCSWKKVQCYTNEEAIDAFNRQQKKSCTIFYQYTDEAYLIEKAESLAIQELPYCRQHMYYGDIYIMDKEYKWTFVMTHEIACGPYFIQS from the coding sequence TTGCGTTATAAAAAATTACAAGTTAAAGAGATTCCTAAGTGGAGCGGATATTTGCGTGAACAGTGGAGAAGGCATTTTGCGAAGCACCTAACGAAAGAAGAGCAGCTCTCGATTGGCATGGATTGTTTTTTGTGGTATCTTTGCAGCTGGAAAAAGGTTCAATGCTATACAAATGAAGAAGCAATCGATGCATTTAACCGCCAGCAAAAGAAAAGCTGCACAATCTTTTACCAATACACAGATGAAGCCTATTTGATCGAAAAAGCTGAATCTCTTGCAATACAAGAATTGCCTTATTGCAGACAACATATGTACTATGGTGATATCTATATAATGGATAAAGAATATAAATGGACTTTCGTAATGACACATGAAATTGCATGCGGTCCATATTTTATTCAAAGCTGA
- a CDS encoding APC family permease, producing the protein MEPEEKTLQRSLTLPQLVLFGLAYMAPMIVFGIYGVLAETTKGTVPTAYFIALIAMLFTAYSYGKMVKAYPISGSAYTYTRKTINGHLGFLVGWAVLLDYLFLPMVIWLIGAVYLKAAFPSIPIWVWILGFIFVTTFLNIIGLRVSNRVNFLMMLFQLLVIVLFIGLSIISLIHGRGMGTLFSMTPFFNGTGSFSLVLAGASVACYSFLGFDAVSTMSEETINPRKNIPRAIFLVALFGGAVFIVCTYFVQLVYPDYKNFHDINSAGLEIAAVVGGNLFSAIFLAGMITAQFASGISAQASASRLIFAMGRDGVLPKKVFGFLHSRFKTPIFNILLVAVVGLIALKMDVTTSTSFINFGAFVTFTFVNLSVIAHYFVKKGLRSGKHLITNLIFPLFGAFFDFYLLIHLDKNAIILGLVWAAIGFIYLMFLTKMFKVAPPEMNGENAEVPKSRGSLDKRPLENTF; encoded by the coding sequence ATGGAGCCAGAGGAGAAAACGTTACAGAGATCACTTACATTACCGCAACTTGTCTTATTCGGCTTAGCCTACATGGCACCCATGATTGTGTTTGGCATATACGGCGTCCTCGCAGAAACAACAAAGGGTACCGTCCCTACCGCATATTTTATTGCTTTAATTGCCATGCTGTTCACTGCATACAGTTACGGTAAAATGGTAAAAGCATATCCTATTTCAGGCTCAGCCTATACTTATACACGCAAAACCATTAACGGACACTTAGGGTTTTTAGTAGGATGGGCTGTACTGCTCGATTATTTATTCCTTCCAATGGTCATTTGGTTAATTGGGGCCGTTTATCTGAAGGCCGCCTTCCCTTCCATCCCCATATGGGTTTGGATACTGGGTTTTATCTTCGTGACGACTTTTCTTAATATTATTGGCTTGCGCGTCTCAAACCGGGTTAACTTTTTAATGATGTTATTTCAGCTGCTCGTGATTGTGTTGTTCATCGGGTTATCGATCATTAGTTTAATCCATGGCAGAGGAATGGGAACATTGTTTTCAATGACTCCGTTTTTTAATGGGACAGGCTCATTTTCACTCGTGTTAGCCGGAGCTTCTGTTGCCTGCTACTCGTTCTTGGGCTTCGATGCTGTTTCGACTATGTCTGAAGAAACCATTAATCCCAGAAAAAATATCCCGCGCGCTATCTTTTTAGTCGCTTTGTTTGGCGGTGCGGTATTCATCGTCTGTACGTACTTTGTTCAGCTTGTTTACCCGGATTATAAGAATTTCCATGACATTAATTCTGCCGGGCTGGAAATTGCGGCTGTTGTCGGCGGGAATTTATTCAGCGCCATTTTTCTTGCAGGAATGATCACCGCTCAATTCGCATCTGGGATTTCTGCACAAGCCAGTGCTTCCCGCTTAATCTTTGCAATGGGCCGTGACGGCGTCCTTCCAAAAAAGGTTTTTGGCTTTCTTCATTCCAGATTCAAAACACCAATTTTCAACATTCTATTGGTTGCAGTAGTAGGCCTCATCGCCTTGAAAATGGATGTTACGACCTCAACCTCTTTTATAAATTTCGGTGCATTCGTGACCTTTACATTTGTAAATCTATCTGTCATCGCCCATTATTTTGTAAAAAAAGGACTGCGGTCAGGAAAACATCTGATTACGAATCTTATCTTTCCTTTATTTGGCGCCTTTTTCGATTTCTATTTGCTCATACACTTAGATAAAAATGCGATTATTCTTGGCCTTGTCTGGGCTGCCATTGGGTTTATCTATCTCATGTTCTTAACAAAAATGTTTAAAGTTGCACCGCCAGAAATGAATGGCGAAAATGCTGAGGTACCTAAGAGCAGAGGCAGCTTGGATAAGAGGCCGCTTGAAAACACATTTTAA
- a CDS encoding carbon-nitrogen hydrolase family protein: protein MKIAVAQFNPVLGDTKANLRKMMDYLKEAKGKEAHLVVFPEMALTGYSVGEKLSLLAETKDGESLKTLMAACKELHLYALVSFPEKAGSDYYISSALLTDEGAMAGIYRKTHLFHNEKIHFKRGNSWPVFNTKIGRIGVMICYDLEFPEVSRLLRLNGAEIILVNTANMIPYENHQAIYMQSRALENELPLVICNRVGQEDDLLFFGRSMAVDQEGNTLFQLGEEEGIQTADISLDGHRDPKLDYTENLHPAIKGNLTKVFS from the coding sequence ATGAAAATTGCTGTCGCACAATTTAATCCTGTGCTTGGGGATACGAAAGCAAACCTTAGAAAAATGATGGACTATTTGAAAGAAGCAAAAGGAAAAGAGGCCCATCTCGTTGTGTTTCCGGAAATGGCTTTAACGGGCTACTCAGTGGGAGAAAAGCTCTCCCTTCTTGCTGAAACAAAAGATGGAGAATCCTTAAAGACGCTTATGGCTGCTTGTAAAGAGCTGCATCTATATGCTCTTGTCTCTTTTCCTGAAAAGGCAGGCAGTGACTATTATATTTCCAGTGCTCTCCTCACGGATGAAGGAGCAATGGCCGGCATTTATCGGAAGACCCATCTGTTCCATAATGAAAAAATACATTTTAAACGAGGGAATTCCTGGCCTGTTTTTAACACGAAGATAGGAAGGATCGGCGTCATGATCTGTTATGACTTGGAATTTCCAGAGGTATCCCGGCTTTTACGTCTTAATGGGGCAGAAATCATCTTGGTTAATACAGCCAATATGATCCCTTACGAAAATCATCAAGCGATATACATGCAAAGCCGTGCATTGGAAAATGAACTGCCGCTCGTCATCTGTAACCGCGTTGGCCAAGAGGATGATCTCCTCTTTTTTGGAAGGAGCATGGCAGTTGATCAGGAAGGCAATACCCTGTTTCAGCTCGGAGAAGAAGAAGGCATTCAAACCGCCGACATTTCATTAGATGGACATCGGGATCCGAAGCTTGATTATACGGAAAACCTGCATCCAGCCATTAAAGGCAATTTAACAAAGGTCTTTTCGTAA
- a CDS encoding NAD-dependent succinate-semialdehyde dehydrogenase produces MTTFFKVKNPANGSLVQEVQINTEEEIKQALKNGHESFKSWSKVNAHERARLLKSWSQKIQENKEEIAVLMTKENGKPLHESLGEVDYATSYIDWYAEEARRIYGRTIPASSETKRIIVSRQPIGLVAAITPWNFPAAMMTRKAAPALAAGCTFIVKPAEETPLTTMKLIELAHEAGIPKDAIQYVNGDGKEVGELFTGSDYVRKITFTGSTPVGKSLIKNSADTVKHVTMELGGHAPLIVCEDADLDFAVQQTIASKFRNAGQTCVCANRLIVHESILDTFSAKLVEEVRKLKVGNGLDKETKIGPIINEKGFNKIMLQIDDAMVKGAEVLIGNQYDADKDQGYFFVYPTVLKNVTPSMKIMQEETFGPVAPVVSFKELDEAVEIANSTPYGLAAYFFTNDYRTGTYLSEHLDFGIVGWNDGAPSGAHVPFGGMKESGLGREGGLEGIEPYLETKYLSIGNL; encoded by the coding sequence ATGACAACATTCTTTAAAGTAAAAAACCCTGCCAATGGCAGCTTAGTCCAAGAAGTACAGATCAACACAGAAGAAGAAATCAAACAGGCTCTAAAGAATGGCCACGAAAGCTTTAAATCCTGGTCAAAAGTGAATGCCCATGAGCGTGCAAGACTATTAAAAAGCTGGTCTCAAAAAATTCAAGAAAACAAAGAAGAAATCGCTGTTCTTATGACTAAAGAAAATGGAAAGCCCTTACATGAATCTCTAGGTGAAGTGGACTATGCCACAAGCTACATCGATTGGTATGCAGAAGAAGCGAGACGAATATACGGGCGCACCATCCCCGCTTCAAGCGAAACAAAAAGAATTATCGTAAGCCGCCAGCCGATCGGATTAGTCGCTGCCATTACTCCTTGGAATTTTCCAGCGGCCATGATGACAAGAAAAGCAGCACCTGCTTTAGCAGCAGGCTGTACCTTCATCGTGAAGCCGGCTGAAGAAACACCTTTAACAACTATGAAATTGATCGAACTCGCTCACGAGGCTGGAATTCCAAAGGATGCCATCCAGTATGTGAATGGAGACGGCAAGGAAGTAGGCGAGCTGTTCACAGGCAGTGATTATGTAAGAAAAATTACGTTTACAGGCTCTACTCCTGTTGGCAAGTCCCTGATTAAAAACAGCGCGGATACCGTCAAGCACGTGACCATGGAATTAGGCGGACACGCTCCTTTAATCGTTTGTGAAGATGCAGATCTTGATTTCGCCGTCCAACAAACCATCGCGTCCAAATTTCGAAATGCGGGGCAAACATGTGTATGCGCCAATCGCCTCATAGTTCACGAAAGTATTCTGGATACCTTCTCGGCTAAGCTGGTAGAAGAGGTACGGAAATTAAAAGTAGGAAACGGACTGGACAAAGAAACGAAAATTGGTCCTATTATCAATGAAAAGGGATTTAATAAAATTATGTTACAGATCGATGACGCTATGGTAAAAGGCGCTGAAGTGCTGATCGGCAACCAATATGATGCAGATAAGGACCAAGGCTACTTTTTCGTCTATCCGACAGTCCTGAAAAATGTTACTCCTTCGATGAAAATCATGCAGGAAGAAACCTTTGGTCCCGTGGCACCAGTGGTAAGCTTTAAAGAGCTTGATGAAGCCGTGGAAATTGCCAATAGCACGCCGTATGGTCTTGCCGCTTATTTCTTTACCAATGACTATCGCACCGGTACGTATTTAAGTGAACACTTGGATTTCGGTATTGTCGGCTGGAATGATGGTGCCCCGTCAGGAGCCCATGTGCCTTTTGGCGGCATGAAAGAAAGCGGGCTTGGGCGCGAAGGCGGACTGGAAGGCATTGAGCCTTACTTAGAAACAAAATACTTATCGATCGGCAACTTATAA